The Rahnella aquatilis CIP 78.65 = ATCC 33071 genomic sequence AGTGGCTAAGCAGCGTGAACAGGGTCGCCGTTCGCGCGTTCGTGCAGATATTCCGACGGTGTCTTTGGTGGGGTATACCAACGCCGGGAAATCCACACTCTTTAACCGTATTACTCAGGCCGATGTTTACGTGGCCAATCAGTTGTTTGCTACGCTGGATCCTACACTGCGCCGTATTATGGTGGCAGATGTCGGGGAAACAGTTTTGGCGGACACCGTAGGGTTTATTCGTCACCTGCCCCATGATTTGGTTGCTGCCTTTAAAGCAACATTGCAGGAAACCCGACAGGCATCTCTGTTACTCCACGTGATTGACGCAGCGGACATCCGGGTTCAAGAAAACATTGACGCGGTGAATACGGTGCTGGCAGAGATCGAAGCAGATGAAATTCCTGCGCTGTTAGTGATGAATAAAATAGATATGCTGGATGACTTTGTCCCGCGTATTGATCGCAACGAGGAGAATTTACCGGTCAGGGTCTGGCTTTCCGCCGTGACAGGTGAAGGTATTCCGTTGCTTTTCCAGGCATTAACGGAGCGACTCTCTGGCGAAATCGCGCAGCATGAATTGTGCTTACCGCCGGAAGCAGGCCGACTTCGTAGCCGTTTTTACCAGCTTCAGGCCATTGAAAAAGAATGGATTGAAGAGGATGGCAGTATTGGTCTGATGGTGCGAATGCCCATCGTTGACTGGCGCCGCCTCTGCAAACAAGAGCAGGAACTGGAAAGCTATGTCCGCAACCAGAGCCTGTCTGATTTGGCCTGAAGAACACCAATCATAGAATAATGGAGCTATAACATGGCGTGGAATCAGCCCGGTAATAACGGACAGGACCGCGACCCCTGGGGCAGCAGCAATAATAACAGCGGCAACTCTGGTGGAAATTCTGGTGGGAATAACGACAACAAAGGCGGCCGCAATCAGGGGCCACCTGATCTGGATGATATCTTCCGTAAGCTCAGCAAAAAGCTGGGGGGCTTCGGTGGAAAGGGTTCAGGCAACAACAATAACAGCAACAATGGTGCGCCAACGGGTTCCGGTCACGGAATGAGTGGCAGCCGGATTGCCGGCATTGCGGTCGCCGCAGTGGTGGTTATCTGGGCGGCGACAGGTTTCTATACCATTAAAGAAGCCGAGCGTGGCGTTGTGACCCGTTTTGGTAAGTTCAGCCATCTGGTTGAGCCTGGCCTGAACTGGAAACCGACCTTTATCGATCAGGTTCGCGCCGTCAACGTCGAAGCGGTACGTGAGCTGGCCGCGTCTGGGGTAATGCTGACGTCTGATGAAAACGTTGTGCGCGTTGAAATGAACGTGCAGTACCGCGTAACAGATCCTGAAGCCTATCTGTTCAGCGTCGCCAACCCTGACGACAGCCTGAGCCAGGCAACGGACAGCGCGTTGCGTGGCGTTATCGGCAAATACACGATGGACAAAATCCTGACTGAAGGCCGTACCACCGTGCGTAGCGATACTCAACGTGTACTGGAAGAAACCATTCGTCCGTACAAAATGGGTATTACCATTCAGGACGTCAACTTCCAGACTGCGCGTCCGCCGGAAGAAGTGAAAGCTTCCTTCGATAACGCGATCGCCGCCCGTGAAAGAGAGCAACAGTCTATTCGTGAAGCAGAAGCTTACGCGAACCAGATTCAGCCTCTGGCAAACGGTGAAGCACAGCGCTTACTGGAAGATGCTAAAGCCTATAAAGATCGTACGGTTCTGGAAGCACAGGGTGAAGTGGCCCGCTTCTCCAAACTGTTACCTGAATATAAAGCCGCGCCGGAAATTACCCGCGAGCGTCTGTATATCGAAACCATGGAAAAAGTCCTCAGCCACACGCGTAAAGTGCTGGTGAGTGATAAAGGTAATAACCTGATGGTCTTGCCGCTGGATCAAATGCTGCGCGGAAATAATGCAGCGGCCAACGACACCAGCAAAAATGATGACACAGGTTTGTTGCCTTCCGTCCCTGGTTTAACCAGCAGTAACAGCAAAAGCAGTGCCGATAACAGCAGTTCCCGTTCGTCTGGCAGTGTC encodes the following:
- the hflK gene encoding FtsH protease activity modulator HflK, whose protein sequence is MAWNQPGNNGQDRDPWGSSNNNSGNSGGNSGGNNDNKGGRNQGPPDLDDIFRKLSKKLGGFGGKGSGNNNNSNNGAPTGSGHGMSGSRIAGIAVAAVVVIWAATGFYTIKEAERGVVTRFGKFSHLVEPGLNWKPTFIDQVRAVNVEAVRELAASGVMLTSDENVVRVEMNVQYRVTDPEAYLFSVANPDDSLSQATDSALRGVIGKYTMDKILTEGRTTVRSDTQRVLEETIRPYKMGITIQDVNFQTARPPEEVKASFDNAIAAREREQQSIREAEAYANQIQPLANGEAQRLLEDAKAYKDRTVLEAQGEVARFSKLLPEYKAAPEITRERLYIETMEKVLSHTRKVLVSDKGNNLMVLPLDQMLRGNNAAANDTSKNDDTGLLPSVPGLTSSNSKSSADNSSSRSSGSVMDQRRANAQRDDTLRVGRE
- the hflX gene encoding ribosome rescue GTPase HflX, with product MFDRYEAGEQAVLVHIYFSQDKDTEDLSEFESLVSSAGVEALQVVTGSRKAPHPKYFVGEGKAQEIADAVKATGASVILFDHALSPGQERNLEALCECRVVDRTGLILDIFAQRARTHEGKLQVELAQLRHIATRLVRGWTHLERQGGGIGARGPGETQLETDRRLLRDRITLILSRLEKVAKQREQGRRSRVRADIPTVSLVGYTNAGKSTLFNRITQADVYVANQLFATLDPTLRRIMVADVGETVLADTVGFIRHLPHDLVAAFKATLQETRQASLLLHVIDAADIRVQENIDAVNTVLAEIEADEIPALLVMNKIDMLDDFVPRIDRNEENLPVRVWLSAVTGEGIPLLFQALTERLSGEIAQHELCLPPEAGRLRSRFYQLQAIEKEWIEEDGSIGLMVRMPIVDWRRLCKQEQELESYVRNQSLSDLA